The proteins below are encoded in one region of Coffea arabica cultivar ET-39 chromosome 4c, Coffea Arabica ET-39 HiFi, whole genome shotgun sequence:
- the LOC140005052 gene encoding protein ALP1-like, whose protein sequence is MRFTYVLPGWEGSAADGRVLRDALVRSDPLIVPKGKYFLVDAGYANSSGFLAPYRGVRYHLSEWSASGSKPQNFKELFNLRHSIARNMIERTFGLFKKRWAILRDASFFDVKTHVIIINACAILHNLIRVEQPNDPYLDEVDAEMRRVQHEVDDEDEMEDEDEENGMEDDGPNNDGGVNAVNENRIRTVQPTSEWTQFRNALARAMFIDYQIRQGHHGS, encoded by the exons ATGAGATTTACATATGTATTGCCTGGATGGGAAGGTTCTGCAGCAGATGGTAGAGTTCTACGGGATGCGTTAGTTAGATCAGATCCATTAATTGTTCCCAAGG GCAAGTACTTTCTTGTTGATGCGGGTTATGCAAATAGCTCCGGTTTCTTAGCTCCATATAGGGGAGTTAGATATCATCTTAGCGAGTGGTCTGCTAGTGGGAGCAAGCCTCAAAATTTTAAAGAGTTATTCAACCTTCGACATTCAATTGCTCGAAATATGATTGAAAGGACATTTGGTTTGTTCAAGAAGCGGTGGGCCATTTTGAGAGATGCATCTTTTTTTGATGTTAAGACTCATGTCATAATAATTAATGCATGTGCCATCCTTCATAATCTTATTCGAGTAGAACAACCAAATGACCCTTACTTGGATGAAGTTGATGCTGAGATGCGAAGAGTACAACATGaggttgatgatgaagatgaaatggaagatGAAGATGAGGAAAATGGAATGGAAGATGATGGTCCAAATAATGATGGTGGTGTAAATGCTGTTAACGAGAATCGAATTCGAACAGTACAACCAACTAGCGAGTGGACACAATTTAGGAATGCTTTAGCACGAGCAATGTTTATTGACTATCAAATTAGACAAGGCCATCATGGAAGTTGA